The DNA segment CGGCAGCAACGACATCGACACTTTTGGATACTGCAAAATTGGCCGTGGATTCCTGCGCATCGAATGACGGCAGTCAGGGGGAAGGATGACAAAAGTCCATTTTGCGGTCGCTTTGTCGTTCGGGGCCGCAAGTTCGTTTTTGACGCCGGGCAAAAAGAAAAACCGCAAAGGAAAGGCTACGGCAGGCGCGACCTTCCTTTGCGGTTCAGAAGCAGTGTTCCATTTCCCTTTCGGGTACCGTCTGAGTTATTGCACCACGACCCTTTTGGTAGATCGACTTCCGTTGGAGACAACCTCAATCAAATAAACGCCGCTGCCATTTTGGGTAAGGTCCAGATCGACTTTTGCATCTTCTGCCTTGACGGTCAAAACATGGACGCCCAAGACGTTGAAGACCTCGATCGTTGCCTCCGAAGGAAGGCCTTGAATGCTGAATTTCCCGTTGTTCGGGTTTGGATAAAGCACCCATTCGGCAAGGAAATTATCGGAAATGCCAAAGCAAACGTCCACCAAGGTGGTGCTGACAGCCGTTCCTGTGCAGCCAAGGCTGTCGGAAAAGGTGTAAGTAATCGTGTGCAAGCCGATACCAGCCTGGGTCGGATTAAAAATATTTCCCGAGATCCCCGTTCCGGAAAACGTACCTCCTGCTGGAATTCCACTGAGGGTTACCGGCCCATCCACCGTACAATATGTGCTGTCGAGTCCTTGAAAACTCACGTTGGATGTGGATCCGAGGGTTACTACCACGCTGTCTTCGGCTTCGAATTGGCATCCACCTACTTGCGTCACGGTGACTTCGTAGATGCCGGATGCGGTCACGAGAAGGATTTGCGTGGTCGCGCCAGTATTCCAGAGGTAGGCTTCCCCTGGGTTGCCAGCGTCCAAAATCAGGCTGTCGCAACCCGTCAAAGCGCCGCCAAGACTGACAATCGGGGACGGTGCCTGTGTCAATGTAATGGAATCGCTGCCCGTACAGCCCGCGCCGTTGGTGACCGTCACAGCATAAGTTCCGGCGGCGACCACAATCGATTGGGTGGTCGCATTGGTGCTCCATAAATAAGTGCTTCCGGCGTTGCCCGCGTCCAAGGTAGCGGTGACGCAGATGCTCGTATCCGCACCAAGATTCACAATCGGCGCCGGTACTACGTTGATCATAACAGAATCCGTTCCTGTGCAACCCGACGAGTCGGTTACGATCACGGAATAAGTACCGCTATTGGTGACGGAAATGGTCTGACTTGTTGCGTTGTTGCTCCAGAGATAGGTATTACCTGGATGCCCCGCATTGAGCACGTATCCGTTGCAAGCCAAGGTATCAGGCCCAAGGTTGACCGGGACCGACTGAATCAATGTCAAAACGACCATTCCATTGCCCGTTCTTGCACCTTGGATATGGGTGACGCTGGTTGCCGAGGGATGGGCATAACTGCTTCCACCGGCGCCTGAAGTGCCATTGTGTGCACCACCACCGCCATACCATCCGCCACCGCCTCCCGATGAACGGTAATTGTTATGACTGTTGCCACCCTGTCCAAATGCACCGTTAAAGCCATCCCAAGCGCATGAAACGGAAGTTCCGCCGAGTCCGCCAGCAGATTGCGTGCCGCCTGTCGCGACCACCAAGGGCGTGCAGCCCCATGGATTTCCACCCGGATTTGCCGAGCCGCCGATCAATCCGCCACCTGCTCCCCCAACTGCGACGCCGCCATTTTCGGTTCCGCCGCCACCACCGCCGGCAACCACCCATCGGTCTGCCAATGTATTCCCCGATTTACGCACATCCGAGGCGCCTCCTCCCCCGCTACCTGGATTTCCAGGCGAGCCGCCAATACCGGTACCACCACCGTTGTAGCCGGCAGGGCCATTGACATCACCCGTGCCTCCAACATATACGTAGAGTGTTTCGCCAGGCGTAACGGGGATGGTTGCTTGTGTATGCCCGCCCATTCCGCCTGCAGCCACGCTATTGCCGCCACCTTCTGCGCCAAAAGCATCTACCTGCACAGCTGTATTGCATCCTTGCGGGACGACAAACATCTGCGGGCCACCCGTGAAGTTGAAAGTCGTGGATTGTGCTTTCCCAGCCAAGGGAGACAATAGCAACAGGCCAAAAGCCAAGCGCAAAAGATGCGTAGAGTTCAATTTCATCTTCGTCGAAATATTTT comes from the Bacteroidota bacterium genome and includes:
- a CDS encoding T9SS type A sorting domain-containing protein; translated protein: MKLNSTHLLRLAFGLLLLSPLAGKAQSTTFNFTGGPQMFVVPQGCNTAVQVDAFGAEGGGNSVAAGGMGGHTQATIPVTPGETLYVYVGGTGDVNGPAGYNGGGTGIGGSPGNPGSGGGGASDVRKSGNTLADRWVVAGGGGGGTENGGVAVGGAGGGLIGGSANPGGNPWGCTPLVVATGGTQSAGGLGGTSVSCAWDGFNGAFGQGGNSHNNYRSSGGGGGWYGGGGAHNGTSGAGGSSYAHPSATSVTHIQGARTGNGMVVLTLIQSVPVNLGPDTLACNGYVLNAGHPGNTYLWSNNATSQTISVTNSGTYSVIVTDSSGCTGTDSVMINVVPAPIVNLGADTSICVTATLDAGNAGSTYLWSTNATTQSIVVAAGTYAVTVTNGAGCTGSDSITLTQAPSPIVSLGGALTGCDSLILDAGNPGEAYLWNTGATTQILLVTASGIYEVTVTQVGGCQFEAEDSVVVTLGSTSNVSFQGLDSTYCTVDGPVTLSGIPAGGTFSGTGISGNIFNPTQAGIGLHTITYTFSDSLGCTGTAVSTTLVDVCFGISDNFLAEWVLYPNPNNGKFSIQGLPSEATIEVFNVLGVHVLTVKAEDAKVDLDLTQNGSGVYLIEVVSNGSRSTKRVVVQ